The DNA window GAAATCTACGTTAACGGTGGTAAAGTCTTACCACATAAATCTATTTCCGCTAATGTTCCAAAGGAAGCCATTATTATGTGAAGTTAACTAAAGTAGAACCGAATTAAATATAAGAGAGAATGAATGACTGAGTGAAGAGGTTTGCTGACGATTTTATATTAATGATATGGTGAgattccttttttattgCAAttgattttcaattttaatattttcgtTTTAACTTTTGTTTCACCGACAAATAAAGAATGTCAATTTTAATTCTATACCCGTCTTCGATCGAAGGTTGACAACTTTAGTTATTGCAATTGAAGCAAATATCCAATTAAAAGAACTagaacaagaaaacaaaaataacaaattataaaaaaatgtcCAAAAAATCAATGATTAATGAGTTTGTATTGTTTGTCATTTGTTTAGTACCCGTTCCATTTATTCAATCgtttattatattcacATGAACTTTTTAAATCCTATGTTACTTTTCAGAAGCGGGCCTGCcgttattttattttatttactattttataataatgCACCGTCAATCACCGTATGATCTATTTTGACTGGCATATTGAAAAGGAGGAAAGTCAATAATCTATGTAACTAAATGaggagaaaaaaaataacagaACTTACCTCGTTATATAACTGTATAGATCATGTACATTCTATGTAGTAGTAGAATGAAGTCAATGAATAAAAGATAGTTTGTTTCCTGTCCGAGtactaattttttttcttatatATGTGCCTTTTATTGCAGCTCAATTACCTGAGTAGTTCATGTCACCCCATTGGGATTATTAATCTTTTTAGCTTCGTTATCGTCATTTAACTGTTGCAATATAACATCCAAAAAGTTATCTACTTCATCCAATTCCATATCTGTCCCTTGAGATATCatttttctaaatttttgaactttaGAATTACCGCATAATAATTCTAGCAtctgttttatttttgctTTGCGTCTCAACTGCAGTATTGCCAATTCCTTGATACCAGTAATTAGATTTGGATTAATGGAAGGGCCAGATTTACTTTCTGATTCCTCTTGATGTTTATCTATCTCctgttcttgttcattTATTAACCTCTGTAGCTGAATTCTTTGTCCCTTCtctaatatattcataagacatttttgtttcacGGTAAATCGTGATTGAAGCTCATCGATCGCTTGAGTTATGTCTTCCATGGTTTGCCCAATTTGTTcatatttctttatatCTAAAGTCTCCAATATCTTTATGTCAACAGAGGCCACAGTATTATTCATActcttcaacatcttctttaTGCTCTGTAATTCTTGGCTCCTATCTTGATATAACCCTTGATATGAATCCGCCATATCTttcattaaatttattaCTTCCGGTATTGCCCTTGAAACACTCGTAGCCGCCTGTGAAGGAAACATATCCCCAGTATGAATAAAAGAGGCAGATGCAGATGCCGCCGCTGCACCTGCTGGTCCGGTTATCACTGCACCCGTTGATGTTGATGCAGGCGAATGTGTCGTCCCATTTCCATAGTGATATGAATGCTCCGAATAGTTTAAAGTCCTGgaaaatttattattaatgaacACATCCGCCGTTACTCCATCATAGTTTTTAAGTGTACTTAGAGCACCACTTCCTAAAAGGGTCTGAAAAAACTTCTTGTCTCCGTTGATTGCAGCAATATGCAAAGGCGTATTGCCCTTATCATCTTGGGTATTAATTAGAGTTTCGATACGATATTGTGGGGAAAAATCCTTGATTTTCGATAATAGGACATCCAAATAGTAAAGTGCAGATTGCGTATTAGATCTTCTCTTCACAATATGATGAACAACTGTCTGCGATTGAGAATCTATGTCAAAAACAGTGTCCTGTAATAGTTGAAATATACGAGGATACGTGCGTTTCGTGTAACTGTTGTGAAACATTGAAGCTCTCATTAACGGCGTTTCTCCTGCGTGATTAACAGCTCGATGACTGGCACCAGCTTGTAATAGAGCTTCAACAATTGGTAAATTTCCCATTGCGCACGCCCAATGAAACGCTGTGTGATGTTCTGAATCAATCCAAGCATCAATGTAAGGGGTTGAATGTGGAGGATTTAGTAGTTCTATCGGTACAGCGTTGGTATTTTGCATTTCagaatttataaaataatCCACTAGCTTCGCCAAGTAGTCATTTACCTTTTGGTCTAAATCTGATGTAGGTGGTCTAGATTGCATTGAGTAGCGCGGGAGCATGGCTCCAATTGGAGAAGTGGCACTGCCTACACGTTGTGTATCAAATGGTACTGGGGCTGAAAAATCACTCGGGGATGAAGGTAacgaggaggaggaagacACAGGCTCTTCTTTACCTGTCATCAACTGTGTATTTAGCCTATTGCTACCAACCGGGCCCTCTGCAATGTAAGCCAAATTCGTCTCTATATCACTGGATAAGCCGTCCTCAATAtccaattcttcatatttCTGCTGAGATATCTGTTGTTGTAACTTGTCTTGGTAATGCTGTTGTTCATCTATATTTACACCTCGTTGTAAAGTG is part of the Eremothecium cymbalariae DBVPG#7215 chromosome 2, complete sequence genome and encodes:
- the MBP1 gene encoding transcription factor MBP1 (similar to Ashbya gossypii AFR600C), with amino-acid sequence MSSTSVASRDQIYSAKYSGVEVYEFIHPTGSIMKRKADDWVNATHILKAAKFAKAKRTRILEKEVIKDIHEKVQGGFGKYQGTWVPLDIARRLAEKFDVLEELRPLFDFSQRDGSASPPQAPKHHHASRSDSTKKGTGKSPSGALNNASGSVIPKRRGRPPRSKKLDRIPASGDAALQRSRSDVTGFHKPSITISTISSHNLPSIQSTLQRGVNIDEQQHYQDKLQQQISQQKYEELDIEDGLSSDIETNLAYIAEGPVGSNRLNTQLMTGKEEPVSSSSSLPSSPSDFSAPVPFDTQRVGSATSPIGAMLPRYSMQSRPPTSDLDQKVNDYLAKLVDYFINSEMQNTNAVPIELLNPPHSTPYIDAWIDSEHHTAFHWACAMGNLPIVEALLQAGASHRAVNHAGETPLMRASMFHNSYTKRTYPRIFQLLQDTVFDIDSQSQTVVHHIVKRRSNTQSALYYLDVLLSKIKDFSPQYRIETLINTQDDKGNTPLHIAAINGDKKFFQTLLGSGALSTLKNYDGVTADVFINNKFSRTLNYSEHSYHYGNGTTHSPASTSTGAVITGPAGAAAASASASFIHTGDMFPSQAATSVSRAIPEVINLMKDMADSYQGLYQDRSQELQSIKKMLKSMNNTVASVDIKILETLDIKKYEQIGQTMEDITQAIDELQSRFTVKQKCLMNILEKGQRIQLQRLINEQEQEIDKHQEESESKSGPSINPNLITGIKELAILQLRRKAKIKQMLELLCGNSKVQKFRKMISQGTDMELDEVDNFLDVILQQLNDDNEAKKINNPNGVT